Proteins from a single region of Scytonema millei VB511283:
- a CDS encoding ArnT family glycosyltransferase, producing the protein MTNDQKVAALLIGGLIFRIIIAILLYPGFDEAYYFLYTLNLDLSYFDHPPLVALLTGFGCWLTGEVSQFTIRLGTLILHTGSLFLLYLSGARLFSPSAGIFALAIATLVPIFQIGFGVLTLPDSPLIFFWTASLYCASWEFFPKKQEKERPKRYQPSYRLAILSLLVGLACLGKYHGFLLGLGLVGFCLTRSRYRSALYSPWTLLGLSLFCLAISPVLIWNSQHEWVSFRFQSRRGIPSGGYNFLDLFVTFLSGIGYLFPTLGLPLWWVSLKTFFRNLTARLSRSQFKGMGNREQGTVTGSDREILILWVSLPLIFGFTWLGGYKQILPTWATPGFWGATLLLGQAATAWKIAHPRWVRRWLWGTGITLSSLLLFALLHVTTGTLQKPSQYALFGGFVPPEDDPSIQIFDVQQLRQGFATSPVLRSALQNSSFVFTNRYYLAGQIGMALAPLASTPITTFDRDLRGFAFWSKPDEWIGKDALYVTNNLFVQDQKFLDRYNLYFQSIEKIGTVPIKRGGATIDTFHIYQAKNLLKPYPRPYGNK; encoded by the coding sequence ATGACAAATGACCAAAAAGTAGCCGCTTTATTAATTGGAGGACTGATATTTAGGATAATCATTGCGATTTTGCTTTATCCTGGTTTTGACGAAGCTTATTACTTTCTCTACACGCTAAATTTAGATTTAAGCTATTTCGATCATCCGCCTTTAGTGGCACTTTTGACTGGTTTTGGTTGTTGGTTAACAGGGGAAGTTTCTCAATTTACGATTCGGTTAGGAACGTTAATTTTACATACAGGTTCTCTATTTTTACTATATTTAAGTGGTGCGAGATTATTTTCGCCTTCAGCCGGAATATTTGCCCTCGCGATCGCCACCCTCGTTCCGATTTTTCAAATTGGTTTTGGTGTTTTAACTTTACCTGATAGTCCTTTAATCTTTTTTTGGACGGCTAGTCTATACTGCGCTAGCTGGGAATTTTTTCCTAAAAAACAAGAAAAAGAGCGCCCCAAAAGATACCAACCCAGCTATCGCTTGGCAATCCTGAGCTTACTAGTTGGTTTAGCTTGCTTGGGAAAATATCACGGTTTTCTTTTAGGGCTGGGGTTAGTTGGCTTTTGTCTGACTCGTTCCCGTTATCGTTCTGCCTTGTATTCTCCTTGGACTCTGCTCGGACTAAGCTTATTTTGCTTGGCAATTTCTCCCGTATTAATTTGGAATAGCCAGCATGAATGGGTCTCTTTTCGCTTTCAATCGCGGCGGGGAATTCCCTCGGGAGGATACAATTTTTTAGATTTATTCGTAACTTTCTTATCTGGAATTGGCTATTTATTTCCCACATTAGGACTTCCTTTGTGGTGGGTTAGCTTAAAGACATTTTTTAGAAACTTGACTGCAAGGTTATCTCGATCGCAGTTTAAGGGAATGGGAAACAGGGAACAGGGAACAGTGACTGGTAGCGATCGCGAAATACTAATTCTCTGGGTTTCTTTACCTCTAATCTTCGGTTTTACTTGGTTAGGAGGATACAAACAAATTTTACCAACTTGGGCTACACCTGGATTTTGGGGAGCGACTTTGTTGTTAGGGCAAGCAGCAACAGCCTGGAAAATCGCCCATCCTCGCTGGGTACGTCGCTGGCTGTGGGGAACGGGAATTACACTTAGCAGCCTCTTGCTTTTTGCATTACTGCACGTAACAACTGGAACCCTACAAAAACCAAGTCAGTATGCTCTATTTGGCGGATTTGTCCCTCCAGAGGACGATCCTTCGATCCAAATATTCGACGTTCAGCAGTTGAGACAGGGATTTGCCACATCGCCAGTTCTGCGCTCTGCTTTACAAAATTCTAGCTTTGTGTTTACCAATCGCTATTATCTCGCCGGACAAATAGGGATGGCTTTGGCTCCTCTTGCGTCAACACCGATAACAACCTTCGATCGCGATTTGAGGGGTTTTGCATTTTGGTCAAAACCCGATGAATGGATTGGCAAAGATGCTTTGTACGTAACTAACAATCTTTTCGTCCAAGACCAAAAATTTCTCGATCGCTACAATCTCTACTTCCAATCAATTGAAAAGATTGGCACTGTACCCATCAAGCGTGGCGGAGCAACTATAGATACTTTTCACATCTACCAGGCAAAAAACCTGCTTAAACCCTATCCGCGTCCCTACGGAAACAAGTAG
- a CDS encoding FIST signal transduction protein has product MADKMQWANALSTRPSLEAAVAEVVEVATSALQAPIDLGIVFISSAFTSEYPRLLPLLKERISIPVLIGCSGGGIIGMDRQKQTQETEDLPALSLTLAHLPGVQVTPFHIVSEELPDLDSPPNTWEELLGVPASPTPQFILLAEPFSSQINDLLAGLDFAYPGSVTVGGLASSSQMGGRINLFFNEKVYREGAVGVALSGNVVLETIVAQGCRPIGKPYQIGACDRNIVLELEAQPPLTVLRDILEGLSEDDRELAQNSLFIGVARDEFKQDLEQGDFLIRNLLGVDPKFGAIAIGDRIRPGQRIQFHLRDANTSAEDLEYLLQRYQIQTQSSPAAAGALMFSCLGRGEGLYGKANFDSQLFRQYLPGLPLGGFFCNGEIGPVGNSTFLHGYTSVFAICRGKG; this is encoded by the coding sequence ATGGCAGATAAAATGCAGTGGGCAAACGCCCTATCAACTCGCCCTTCTTTAGAGGCTGCGGTGGCGGAAGTTGTGGAAGTGGCAACTTCTGCTTTACAAGCACCAATAGATCTAGGTATAGTCTTTATTTCGTCGGCTTTTACCAGCGAATATCCCCGCCTGCTACCTTTGCTGAAAGAACGCATATCCATCCCAGTGCTAATTGGCTGTAGCGGTGGTGGAATTATTGGGATGGATCGGCAAAAACAGACCCAAGAAACAGAAGATTTACCAGCTCTGAGCTTGACGTTAGCACATCTTCCTGGCGTGCAAGTCACTCCATTTCATATCGTTTCAGAGGAACTGCCTGACTTAGATAGCCCTCCCAATACCTGGGAGGAGCTTTTGGGCGTTCCTGCATCTCCTACACCGCAATTTATTTTGCTCGCCGAGCCATTTTCATCTCAAATCAACGATTTACTGGCTGGATTAGACTTTGCTTATCCTGGTTCGGTGACTGTTGGCGGACTTGCTAGCAGCAGTCAGATGGGTGGACGAATCAATTTGTTTTTCAACGAGAAAGTCTACCGCGAAGGGGCAGTCGGTGTTGCTTTAAGCGGAAATGTCGTGTTAGAAACTATTGTGGCGCAAGGTTGTCGTCCGATTGGCAAACCTTATCAGATTGGTGCTTGCGATCGCAATATCGTCTTAGAACTAGAAGCTCAACCCCCCTTGACGGTGTTGCGAGATATATTGGAAGGTTTGAGCGAAGACGATCGCGAGTTGGCGCAAAATTCTTTATTTATTGGTGTAGCGCGGGACGAATTCAAGCAAGATTTAGAACAGGGAGACTTTCTCATCCGTAACTTACTAGGAGTAGACCCGAAGTTTGGCGCAATTGCGATCGGCGATCGCATTCGTCCAGGACAGCGCATTCAGTTTCATCTACGCGATGCCAATACCTCAGCGGAAGATTTAGAATATTTGTTGCAACGCTATCAAATTCAGACTCAATCTTCTCCTGCTGCGGCTGGAGCGTTGATGTTCTCCTGTCTAGGCAGAGGTGAAGGACTCTATGGTAAAGCCAATTTCGATTCCCAGTTATTCCGCCAATATTTACCAGGTCTGCCCTTGGGTGGCTTTTTCTGCAACGGTGAAATCGGTCCTGTGGGCAATAGTACCTTTCTGCACGGGTATACCTCTGTTTTTGCTATATGTAGGGGTAAGGGGTAG
- the trmB gene encoding tRNA (guanosine(46)-N7)-methyltransferase TrmB, which yields MVIRVRQHVNPLANKYQTPVSPPEWDKIFALHGQPLHLDIGCGKGRFVLKMAQLESSWNFLGLEIREPLVEEANKWRDELGLTNLHYLFCNVNNSLLPILSSLPEGVLQRVTIQFPDPWFKNRHAKRRVVQPELVEEIAKYLIPGGIVFLQSDVEAIAVEMRDRFLAHTAFQIQNREWLPESPLPVATEREKSTLSRGEPVYRVLFSKQS from the coding sequence GTGGTTATTCGCGTTCGTCAACACGTCAATCCTTTAGCTAACAAGTATCAAACTCCGGTCAGTCCGCCAGAGTGGGATAAAATATTTGCTTTGCACGGTCAGCCTCTGCACCTAGATATTGGTTGCGGTAAAGGACGTTTTGTGTTAAAGATGGCGCAGCTAGAGTCTAGTTGGAATTTTCTCGGACTGGAAATTCGGGAACCGTTAGTAGAAGAGGCAAATAAGTGGCGGGATGAATTGGGATTGACCAATCTGCATTACTTATTTTGTAATGTGAATAATTCGCTGTTACCTATTCTCAGTTCTTTACCAGAAGGAGTATTGCAGCGCGTTACGATTCAGTTTCCCGATCCTTGGTTTAAAAATCGCCATGCGAAACGGCGAGTCGTACAACCGGAGCTGGTAGAAGAAATCGCCAAATATCTCATTCCTGGGGGAATCGTATTTTTACAATCAGATGTTGAAGCGATCGCAGTAGAAATGCGCGATCGCTTTCTTGCCCATACTGCATTTCAGATCCAAAATCGAGAATGGTTGCCAGAAAGTCCCTTACCCGTGGCTACGGAAAGAGAAAAGTCTACTCTATCGCGTGGGGAACCCGTGTATCGGGTTTTATTCTCCAAACAAAGTTAA
- a CDS encoding dolichyl-phosphate-mannose--protein mannosyltransferase, with protein sequence MPSTRKFPRPFPWLAIAMVAVFAFSASLRFWQLSRFNTLVFDEVYYAKFANNYLTQTQFFNAHPPLSQYIIAIAMWLGSHMPIDRDIANGLTGSLHSPWSYRWLNALTGSFVPLVVGGIAYQLSDRRSYAVIAAIFAAADGLFLVESRYALNNIYLVIFGLLGHWFLLIALKAPKKKRYLWLTLAGTGFGASAAIKWNGLGFLLGAYLCWIVAWIVKRTRETRKQRSNNQQLTINNQLPTTNYQLPTLIEIAFYLGVIPVAIYSISWIPHLMLNPTPNFWEMQREILFYHQRIGSGADVHPYCSRWYTWLLMLRPVAYFYKTTISLDESVPVVGPSIPEASAKVIYDVHAMGNPILWWFSAVAILYAVWVVAKSAIASFGLAKVFVTGNSSQAQNRLQNTGIQNIGIYLYFALNWLANLLPWMRVTRCTFLYHYMGASVFATLALAWIVDRWLRSYHRNLRLLGITAIFLILLAFVFWLPLYLGLPLSPESYRWRMWLPSWV encoded by the coding sequence ATGCCCTCTACTAGAAAGTTTCCGCGTCCGTTTCCCTGGTTAGCGATCGCTATGGTTGCAGTGTTTGCATTCAGCGCTAGCTTGCGGTTTTGGCAATTGAGTCGATTCAATACACTCGTCTTCGATGAAGTGTATTATGCAAAATTTGCGAACAATTATTTGACGCAGACGCAATTTTTTAACGCCCATCCACCACTGAGTCAATACATTATCGCGATCGCAATGTGGTTGGGCAGTCACATGCCGATCGACCGAGATATAGCGAACGGACTGACGGGTTCTTTGCATTCTCCTTGGAGTTATCGCTGGCTGAATGCTTTAACAGGCTCGTTCGTGCCGCTAGTCGTCGGGGGCATTGCTTATCAATTGAGCGATCGCCGCAGTTATGCTGTAATTGCAGCTATCTTCGCCGCTGCGGATGGGTTATTCCTAGTTGAATCTCGCTACGCTCTGAACAATATATATTTAGTCATCTTCGGGCTACTGGGGCATTGGTTTTTGTTGATAGCATTGAAAGCCCCTAAAAAAAAGCGCTACTTGTGGCTTACTCTAGCTGGAACAGGTTTCGGTGCATCAGCAGCAATTAAATGGAACGGCTTAGGCTTCTTATTAGGAGCATATTTGTGTTGGATCGTAGCTTGGATTGTCAAACGGACAAGGGAGACAAGGAAGCAGAGGAGTAACAATCAACAATTAACAATCAACAATCAACTACCAACTACCAACTACCAACTACCAACTCTCATAGAAATAGCCTTTTACCTGGGAGTAATCCCCGTTGCCATCTACAGTATCAGTTGGATTCCTCACCTCATGCTCAATCCCACACCTAACTTTTGGGAAATGCAGCGCGAGATCTTGTTTTATCACCAACGCATCGGTAGTGGTGCAGACGTGCATCCATATTGTTCTCGCTGGTACACCTGGTTGTTAATGTTGCGTCCGGTTGCCTATTTTTACAAAACTACTATTTCTCTTGACGAATCAGTACCAGTCGTCGGACCATCCATACCAGAAGCGAGTGCAAAAGTAATCTACGACGTACACGCAATGGGAAATCCGATCTTGTGGTGGTTCTCCGCTGTTGCAATTTTGTATGCTGTTTGGGTAGTCGCTAAAAGCGCGATCGCTTCGTTTGGCTTGGCTAAGGTATTTGTAACTGGTAATTCTTCTCAAGCTCAAAATAGACTTCAAAATACTGGAATTCAAAATATTGGGATCTATTTGTACTTTGCTCTAAATTGGTTAGCAAATTTATTACCGTGGATGCGGGTGACGCGCTGCACGTTTTTGTACCACTACATGGGTGCTTCGGTGTTTGCTACACTAGCCTTGGCTTGGATCGTCGATCGATGGTTGCGCAGTTACCACAGAAACCTACGGCTGTTAGGCATAACGGCAATATTTCTGATTCTTCTGGCTTTTGTCTTCTGGCTGCCGCTTTATTTAGGTCTACCGCTGTCTCCTGAAAGTTATCGCTGGCGGATGTGGTTGCCTTCTTGGGTTTAA
- a CDS encoding glycosyltransferase family 4 protein, whose protein sequence is MRKPVLTIFYQFNPWFPSIGGIQTVIRYFIKYAASEFDVRVVGTSDRANFSARKWQEAELEGKAIQFFPLLTVDNDDVRGLLPTTVKYTVALSQHNFASDFMHFHRIEPTLASLNWQGDKTLFIHNDIRQQMTAKDNKKAILWRYFPAGYFALEGLLIKQFAEILSCNTESVKLYQQRYAKLSERIKYIKNPVDNGVFYPLSPEQREEGRRALAARMGVSDDTRFLLFAGRLHPQKDPVLLVRSLFAMQQPNVHLLIAGAGELAETVKAEIAQLDLSQQVTLLGAVPPTQLAKLQQVCSTFVLTSAYEGLPLVALEALACGTPVVTTDCGETPKLLNAGSGIVCQERTPEAIASAISQILLRDTNYTIEACVQAAAPYGVRQIVRDVYQNMWVRWEQRQLASGVSTSYV, encoded by the coding sequence ATGCGAAAACCAGTTTTAACCATTTTTTATCAGTTTAATCCCTGGTTTCCCAGCATAGGAGGCATTCAAACAGTCATTCGATACTTTATCAAATATGCTGCTAGCGAGTTTGATGTCAGAGTTGTAGGAACTTCAGATCGAGCTAATTTCTCTGCTCGAAAGTGGCAAGAAGCAGAGTTGGAGGGAAAAGCAATCCAGTTTTTCCCTCTGCTTACCGTAGATAATGATGATGTTAGAGGCTTGCTGCCGACCACGGTAAAATACACCGTAGCGTTATCGCAGCATAACTTCGCCTCAGATTTTATGCACTTTCATCGAATCGAACCAACGCTAGCCTCTCTGAATTGGCAGGGGGATAAGACTCTTTTTATTCACAACGATATTCGCCAGCAAATGACTGCCAAGGATAACAAGAAGGCAATTTTATGGCGATATTTTCCCGCAGGCTATTTTGCGCTAGAAGGACTATTAATAAAGCAATTCGCCGAAATCTTATCGTGTAATACGGAATCAGTCAAGCTTTATCAACAGCGTTATGCTAAATTAAGCGAAAGAATCAAATACATCAAAAATCCGGTAGATAATGGAGTATTTTATCCGCTTTCTCCCGAGCAACGAGAGGAAGGAAGACGCGCGTTAGCAGCGCGAATGGGAGTCTCTGACGATACTCGCTTTTTGTTGTTTGCCGGACGCTTGCATCCACAAAAAGATCCCGTCTTGCTGGTGCGATCGCTGTTTGCTATGCAACAGCCAAACGTTCACCTCTTAATTGCTGGTGCGGGAGAACTAGCTGAGACGGTAAAAGCAGAGATTGCTCAATTAGATTTATCTCAGCAAGTGACTCTGTTAGGCGCGGTTCCACCAACTCAACTCGCAAAGCTACAACAAGTTTGTAGCACCTTTGTGTTAACGAGTGCTTACGAAGGCTTGCCGCTAGTGGCATTAGAAGCTTTAGCTTGCGGTACGCCAGTAGTCACTACAGATTGTGGAGAAACACCTAAATTACTGAATGCAGGTAGCGGTATCGTCTGTCAAGAGCGTACGCCAGAAGCGATCGCCTCTGCCATAAGTCAGATCCTTTTACGAGATACAAATTATACGATCGAAGCTTGCGTGCAGGCGGCTGCACCATACGGGGTGCGTCAAATTGTCAGGGATGTGTATCAAAACATGTGGGTGCGCTGGGAACAGCGTCAGCTAGCATCTGGTGTGTCTACAAGTTATGTCTAG
- a CDS encoding glycosyltransferase family 4 protein encodes MRIAVIGAKGLPANQGGIEHYCQEMYPRMVERNHSVDLFARSSYLNSSWLEQYKYKGVRVISLPCLQLRGADAFFTSLLGTIAASGNQYDIIHFHALGPSVFSWLPKFASTAKVVVTCQGLDWQRAKWGKISSRILYAGERAAARFADGIVVVSDELRTYFKQTYNRDTVYIPNGPARYAPTDGSFAYGTSLGLTPGKYITYVGRLVPEKRPDLLIQAFQKLKPRDWKLVLVGGTSDTNAFATELSELANSNPNIVFTGELRGQKLAEIVRGAGCFTLPSDLEGLPLAMLEAMQEGVPVVASDIPAHQQLVAQDRGLLFGAGDVTDCTQTLERAIANPEALAAMANRAQKYVQQHHNWDDITTETLNVYKTLYQTTTIRPTVAKQLATTPPVQASEKISR; translated from the coding sequence ATGAGAATAGCCGTTATTGGTGCTAAAGGATTGCCCGCCAACCAGGGTGGTATTGAACATTACTGCCAGGAAATGTATCCCCGTATGGTGGAACGCAATCATTCCGTAGACCTGTTTGCCCGCTCCTCTTATCTAAATTCTTCCTGGCTGGAACAGTATAAATATAAAGGGGTGAGAGTCATTTCCTTGCCCTGTTTGCAGCTAAGAGGAGCAGATGCCTTTTTCACTTCCCTACTAGGGACGATCGCGGCAAGCGGTAATCAATACGACATCATTCATTTCCACGCCCTTGGACCTTCGGTATTTAGCTGGTTGCCGAAATTTGCCTCCACTGCCAAAGTCGTTGTCACCTGCCAGGGCTTAGACTGGCAGCGGGCAAAGTGGGGTAAAATCTCCAGCCGCATACTATATGCAGGTGAACGAGCCGCAGCACGATTTGCAGATGGAATTGTCGTCGTCTCTGACGAACTGCGCACCTATTTCAAACAGACATACAATCGCGACACGGTTTACATCCCCAACGGACCCGCCAGATACGCTCCTACAGATGGTAGTTTTGCCTACGGTACTTCCTTAGGACTGACTCCAGGCAAATATATTACCTATGTCGGCAGACTCGTACCGGAAAAGCGTCCAGACTTGCTGATTCAAGCTTTCCAAAAGCTAAAGCCGCGTGACTGGAAACTCGTTCTCGTCGGCGGAACGAGCGATACTAATGCCTTTGCCACAGAGTTATCAGAACTCGCTAATAGCAACCCTAACATTGTCTTTACAGGAGAACTCCGGGGGCAAAAACTAGCAGAAATCGTGCGTGGTGCGGGATGTTTTACTCTCCCTTCCGATTTGGAAGGACTACCCCTAGCCATGCTAGAAGCCATGCAAGAAGGCGTACCAGTTGTCGCCAGCGATATTCCCGCCCACCAGCAATTAGTTGCTCAAGATCGGGGATTGCTGTTTGGGGCTGGCGACGTAACAGATTGCACCCAGACTTTAGAGCGAGCGATCGCCAATCCCGAAGCACTGGCTGCAATGGCAAATCGAGCGCAAAAATACGTTCAACAGCACCATAACTGGGATGATATTACTACTGAAACTCTGAACGTGTACAAAACACTTTATCAGACAACAACAATCCGCCCCACTGTCGCCAAGCAACTGGCTACTACCCCTCCCGTTCAAGCTTCAGAAAAAATAAGTCGCTAA
- a CDS encoding GumC family protein, with protein MEQKYALLPTIFYRRRLPALATFISVMLGALVYLIFAPRTYEAEARLMLDGKQLSLAGETGRDLTQESARLDSNPVATQAELALSQKVLRQAIYEAYTANNRNSNAEPPTVEELRKQLKVKTVPATSILEIKYSNKDPLIAAKLLNALTEAMINEDTAVIRREAGSARQFLAVEVPKKRAQLAQVEATLSQYKQSQGIVSIADDQGRDNAQTTSIVESLAQIEEQERTTLAQLQEVKARNSSLEQVTDSSTLKNTYATVRSGQNEQLQALRTQLVELEAKVASAQSKYKADSPPLLNLIEERDAARALYQQKIGNETGNPAASAPNAATDKLSQDLATQLITGEVEASALEGRLAAIRRDRATLQERLNQLPIREQGLAALVRQRQEAVTSLEFLQRKLEEARIAEAQKVSNLRPVDLAEPPRLPTWPNPAIVLVLAAVAGGTLALGTVLLQEGLDGTLRNATEAGSLVEVPIIGVLPVISPEVRGKEYADALMQEPAILESYRSLLRSSEFAANEDIKVIVVSSALSGEGKSLVSSYLAAVAATLSRRTLLIDADLRCPTQHKLFKLAAKPGLAEVAQGKLALAEAVQTTGIDKLKVLCSGRPRSHPSELFESRQIQQVIAAAATQYDLIVIDTPPVTSCIDAVSLCGNGEKLLLVARPSFTQRDIFTQAVAELRAKRVEILGVAVNGIDPQIDKYYRYAFQSYKTLTNVS; from the coding sequence ATGGAACAGAAATATGCGCTTTTACCGACAATTTTTTATCGGCGGCGCTTGCCCGCTTTAGCCACCTTCATCTCAGTGATGCTCGGTGCGCTGGTCTATCTGATATTTGCCCCCAGGACTTACGAAGCAGAAGCGCGGCTCATGCTTGATGGCAAACAATTGAGCCTAGCTGGGGAAACAGGACGCGATTTGACTCAAGAATCAGCCCGACTGGACTCCAACCCAGTCGCTACCCAAGCGGAACTCGCCCTGTCCCAAAAGGTTTTACGTCAGGCAATTTACGAAGCGTATACGGCAAATAACCGCAATAGTAACGCAGAACCACCAACGGTAGAAGAACTCAGAAAGCAGTTAAAAGTTAAAACCGTCCCGGCGACGAGCATCCTGGAAATTAAATACAGCAACAAAGACCCCTTAATCGCGGCTAAACTGCTCAATGCTTTAACAGAAGCCATGATTAACGAGGATACGGCAGTGATTCGGCGCGAGGCTGGCTCGGCACGCCAATTTTTAGCTGTGGAAGTTCCGAAAAAACGCGCCCAACTTGCCCAAGTAGAAGCCACGCTATCGCAGTACAAGCAGTCTCAGGGAATTGTCTCGATCGCCGACGACCAAGGACGGGACAATGCCCAGACTACGAGTATCGTCGAAAGTTTAGCCCAGATAGAAGAACAGGAACGCACTACGCTTGCCCAACTGCAAGAAGTCAAAGCACGCAATAGCTCCCTAGAACAGGTGACAGATAGCAGCACCTTAAAAAATACCTACGCCACCGTTCGCAGCGGGCAAAACGAGCAATTGCAAGCACTACGCACGCAATTGGTAGAGTTGGAAGCAAAGGTCGCCAGCGCCCAATCGAAATATAAAGCCGACAGCCCACCACTGCTGAATTTAATTGAAGAACGGGATGCAGCCCGCGCCCTCTATCAGCAAAAAATCGGTAACGAGACTGGCAACCCAGCCGCTAGCGCTCCCAACGCCGCTACTGATAAATTAAGCCAAGATCTTGCCACGCAACTCATTACTGGAGAAGTCGAGGCTTCAGCATTAGAAGGTAGACTCGCAGCAATTCGGCGCGATCGCGCTACCCTTCAAGAACGCCTGAACCAACTGCCGATCCGCGAACAAGGATTAGCTGCCTTGGTACGGCAACGCCAAGAAGCAGTAACCTCCCTAGAGTTTTTGCAGCGCAAGTTAGAAGAAGCACGGATTGCCGAAGCGCAAAAAGTCAGCAACCTGCGTCCGGTTGACCTTGCCGAACCGCCCAGATTACCGACTTGGCCCAATCCCGCGATCGTGTTAGTGCTTGCCGCTGTCGCTGGAGGTACGCTAGCCCTCGGGACTGTGCTGTTACAAGAAGGACTCGACGGCACGCTACGCAACGCTACAGAAGCAGGTAGCCTAGTCGAAGTTCCCATCATAGGGGTGCTGCCTGTCATCTCACCAGAAGTCAGGGGCAAAGAATACGCTGATGCTTTGATGCAAGAGCCAGCGATTCTAGAATCCTATCGCAGCCTGCTGAGATCCTCAGAATTTGCTGCCAACGAGGATATTAAAGTTATCGTCGTCAGTAGCGCTCTGTCTGGTGAAGGCAAATCTTTAGTGTCTTCCTACCTTGCCGCAGTCGCCGCCACCCTATCGCGCCGCACCTTACTCATTGATGCTGACTTGCGTTGTCCGACACAACACAAACTATTTAAACTTGCTGCCAAACCAGGTCTTGCAGAAGTGGCGCAGGGTAAGCTAGCTTTGGCAGAAGCCGTTCAAACTACAGGTATTGACAAATTAAAAGTTTTATGCAGCGGCAGACCGCGCAGCCATCCTTCGGAATTATTTGAATCTAGGCAGATTCAGCAAGTTATCGCCGCTGCTGCGACTCAATACGACCTGATCGTCATTGACACTCCCCCCGTGACGAGTTGTATCGATGCCGTGAGCTTGTGCGGCAACGGCGAAAAACTGCTTCTAGTTGCCCGTCCGAGTTTTACTCAAAGGGATATTTTCACGCAAGCAGTCGCAGAACTGAGAGCGAAACGAGTCGAGATCTTGGGAGTAGCCGTCAACGGAATCGATCCTCAAATCGATAAGTACTACCGTTATGCTTTCCAAAGCTACAAGACTCTGACCAATGTTTCCTAG